In Candidatus Methylomirabilota bacterium, one genomic interval encodes:
- a CDS encoding RecX family transcriptional regulator, which produces MKGFAQAESRAAVERLKAEGYLNDRRFATAWARGRVRTKPMGPHRLRKELEAKGVEAPVMREVLEEIYEGGEEPVARRAMAGKRAALGRGSASARVDQIARFLYRRGFSPDIIRRLLYEKPQG; this is translated from the coding sequence ATGAAGGGATTTGCTCAGGCGGAATCCAGGGCGGCGGTCGAACGACTGAAAGCGGAAGGCTATCTGAACGATCGACGATTTGCAACCGCCTGGGCCAGAGGCCGAGTTCGGACCAAACCGATGGGACCGCACCGATTACGCAAGGAGCTCGAAGCCAAGGGGGTTGAGGCGCCGGTTATGCGCGAGGTGCTGGAGGAGATCTACGAGGGGGGCGAAGAGCCGGTTGCCCGCCGCGCGATGGCCGGCAAGCGCGCGGCGCTCGGACGCGGATCGGCTTCAGCCCGAGTCGATCAGATCGCACGATTTCTGTATCGGAGAGGATTTTCACCTGACATTATCAGACGGCTCCTGTACGAGAAGCCGCAAGGTTAA
- a CDS encoding type IV pili twitching motility protein PilT — protein MPVDLDRLLRLAVEQRASDLHLKVGAPPVLRIDHQLIPMQDEPCLSEADLDATVGLVTTELQRRQFVQHRELDVGYGIAGLGRFRTNLFQQRGMAGAIFRVIPLKVETIEELNLPPIIGKLAMEARGMVLVTGTAGSGKSTTLAAMIDHINVNRTGHIVTIEDPIEFLHSDHRCLISQREVGIDTESFAGALRSALRQDPDVILVGEMRDFDTISTAIVAAETGHLVLSTLHTIDAAETINRIIAIFPPYQQKQVRLQLASVLRGVVSMRLIPRADGSGRVPAVEVMIATATIREYIVDSDKTRKIAEVIAAGTSEYGMQTFDQSIMSLYQRGLVSYEEALKWSSNPNDFALKVRGIESAVDQPWTPERTGSLRDRRPH, from the coding sequence ATGCCTGTCGATCTTGATCGACTCCTGAGGTTGGCCGTCGAGCAACGCGCCTCAGACCTTCACCTGAAGGTCGGCGCCCCGCCTGTCCTGCGAATCGATCACCAACTCATCCCCATGCAGGATGAACCGTGCCTGAGTGAAGCCGATCTCGATGCGACGGTCGGCCTCGTGACGACGGAGCTGCAGCGACGCCAGTTCGTGCAACATCGGGAGTTGGATGTCGGCTACGGTATCGCTGGGCTGGGCCGGTTTCGGACCAACCTGTTTCAGCAGCGGGGGATGGCGGGGGCCATCTTTCGAGTCATCCCGCTCAAGGTTGAAACGATTGAGGAACTGAATCTTCCGCCGATCATCGGAAAACTAGCCATGGAAGCCAGGGGGATGGTGTTGGTGACCGGCACAGCGGGAAGCGGGAAATCGACAACCTTGGCGGCCATGATCGACCATATCAACGTGAATCGAACCGGTCATATCGTCACCATCGAGGACCCGATCGAGTTTCTCCATTCGGATCATCGGTGTCTGATCAGCCAGCGGGAGGTTGGGATCGACACCGAGTCCTTCGCCGGCGCGCTGCGTAGCGCGCTTCGTCAGGATCCGGACGTGATTTTGGTGGGAGAGATGCGCGACTTCGATACGATCAGTACGGCGATTGTGGCCGCCGAGACCGGCCACCTGGTGTTGAGTACCCTGCACACCATCGATGCCGCCGAGACGATCAACCGCATCATCGCCATCTTTCCGCCCTATCAGCAAAAGCAGGTCCGACTACAGCTTGCGTCCGTGTTGAGGGGGGTTGTCTCGATGCGGTTGATCCCGCGGGCTGACGGGAGCGGACGGGTACCGGCCGTCGAGGTGATGATCGCAACGGCCACCATTCGGGAGTACATCGTCGACTCCGATAAGACCAGAAAGATCGCGGAGGTGATCGCCGCCGGGACATCCGAATATGGGATGCAGACCTTTGACCAGTCGATTATGAGCCTCTACCAGCGGGGCCTGGTAAGTTATGAGGAGGCGCTGAAGTGGAGCAGCAACCCCAACGACTTCGCGCTCAAGGTACGAGGGATCGAGAGCGCGGTCGATCAGCCCTGGACCCCGGAGCGAACGGGGAGCCTGCGGGATCGAAGGCCGCACTAG
- the recA gene encoding recombinase RecA — protein MDRGDGKERERALDLAIAQIEKLYGKGSIMRMGSSGALLPVAAISTGSLELDAALGVGGVPRGRIIEIFGPESSGKTTLALHIIAEAQRAGGSAAFVDAEHALDAGYARSLGVKIDDVLISQPDTGEQALEITEVLVRSGAVDAVVIDSVAALVPRAEIDGEMGEPTMGLQARLMSQALRKLTAAISKSKTCVIFINQLREKIGVMFGNPETTTGGRALKFYSSIRLDIRRISSIKDGENIVGSRVKVKVVKNKVAPPFKEAEFDLIYGEGISRTGGILDLGVEYKIIEKSGSWFSYAGERIGQGRENAKRFLQENGELCGEIEGKVRAALGLTGAVEAAVTAQTR, from the coding sequence ATAGACAGGGGGGACGGTAAAGAACGCGAACGCGCGCTGGATCTGGCGATCGCCCAGATTGAAAAACTATACGGTAAAGGCTCCATCATGAGGATGGGCAGTTCCGGCGCCCTCTTGCCCGTTGCGGCCATTTCTACCGGTTCGCTGGAGTTGGATGCTGCGTTGGGAGTAGGGGGGGTACCGCGTGGCCGCATCATCGAGATTTTCGGACCCGAGTCGTCCGGAAAGACCACGTTAGCCCTGCATATCATCGCCGAGGCGCAACGTGCCGGGGGCTCTGCCGCATTTGTCGACGCCGAGCACGCGCTCGATGCCGGCTACGCGCGGTCCTTGGGGGTCAAGATTGACGACGTCCTGATCTCGCAGCCGGATACGGGGGAGCAGGCGCTGGAGATCACAGAGGTTCTGGTTCGGAGCGGGGCCGTCGATGCTGTCGTGATCGATTCTGTCGCTGCCCTCGTGCCTCGAGCCGAGATCGACGGCGAGATGGGTGAGCCGACCATGGGCCTTCAGGCCAGGCTGATGTCGCAGGCGCTTCGGAAGCTGACGGCGGCCATCAGCAAATCGAAGACCTGCGTGATCTTCATCAATCAACTTCGAGAGAAGATCGGAGTCATGTTCGGCAATCCCGAGACTACGACCGGCGGTCGGGCGCTGAAGTTTTACTCGTCGATCCGGCTCGACATCCGGCGAATCTCAAGCATCAAAGACGGGGAAAATATCGTGGGGTCACGCGTAAAGGTGAAGGTGGTGAAGAACAAGGTGGCCCCGCCGTTCAAGGAAGCCGAGTTCGACCTCATTTACGGTGAAGGGATCTCCCGGACCGGGGGGATCCTGGATCTCGGTGTTGAATACAAGATCATCGAAAAGAGCGGCTCCTGGTTCTCCTATGCCGGAGAACGGATCGGCCAGGGGCGGGAGAACGCGAAACGCTTTTTGCAGGAAAATGGCGAGCTGTGCGGTGAAATCGAAGGTAAGGTGCGCGCGGCCCTGGGGTTAACCGGCGCCGTCGAGGCTGCAGTTACGGCGCAGACACGTTAG
- a CDS encoding DNA-binding response regulator: MKRYGILLVDDERDILRTLALTFEEDYDVFQAASGAEGLAILERHEIACIIADQRMPEMTGVEFLERSMATHPQAIRMVLTGYTDTASLIRAINDGRIYRYITKPWDRDKLKITVKRAVESYELTMENQRLLKELQAANDRLQTENLYLKREVERDPRSDTIIGNSPAMRRVFDLIEKVIDSSATILLTGETGTGKGVIAHHLHQHGPRRKGLFIEQNCGALPETLLESELFGHRRGAFTGAVQDKKGLFEVADGGTLFLDEVSEMSPTMQVKLLQVLQDGRMRRIGETDCRQVDVRIIAATNKDLEAEVKQGAFRRDLYYRMSVFPIRTPPLRERQEDIPLLVRYFLEKQCRKLKKPVIGLSQEAIDRLCDYDFPGNVRELQNLIERAVLLSNGSRLDLDEWLPRSCDPSRTAGSPTLTQIEKDHILEQLHSRSGNLALVAKDLGISRTTLWRRMKAYQIPWGARRVESDE, encoded by the coding sequence ATGAAGCGGTACGGGATTCTGCTCGTGGATGACGAACGGGACATCTTACGGACCCTCGCCCTGACGTTCGAAGAGGACTACGACGTCTTTCAAGCCGCCAGCGGCGCTGAAGGGCTGGCAATCCTGGAGCGGCACGAGATCGCCTGCATCATTGCAGATCAACGGATGCCGGAGATGACGGGGGTCGAATTCCTCGAGCGTTCTATGGCCACGCATCCGCAGGCGATCAGGATGGTCCTCACCGGCTATACCGACACCGCCTCGCTCATCCGGGCCATCAACGACGGCCGAATCTATCGCTATATCACGAAGCCTTGGGATCGGGATAAATTGAAGATCACGGTCAAGCGCGCCGTCGAAAGCTATGAGCTCACCATGGAGAACCAGCGACTCCTCAAGGAGCTTCAGGCCGCCAACGACCGGCTCCAGACGGAGAATCTGTATCTGAAGCGAGAGGTCGAACGCGATCCCCGTTCCGACACCATCATCGGCAACAGCCCGGCCATGCGGCGGGTCTTCGATCTTATCGAAAAGGTCATCGACAGCTCCGCCACGATCCTGCTCACCGGAGAAACAGGAACCGGAAAGGGGGTGATCGCCCATCATCTTCACCAGCATGGCCCCAGACGAAAGGGGCTGTTTATCGAGCAGAACTGCGGGGCGCTCCCGGAGACCCTGCTGGAAAGCGAGCTGTTTGGTCATCGGCGCGGGGCCTTCACGGGCGCCGTGCAGGACAAGAAAGGGCTCTTCGAGGTGGCGGATGGCGGGACCCTCTTCCTCGACGAGGTCAGCGAGATGAGCCCCACCATGCAGGTCAAGCTCCTGCAGGTCCTGCAGGACGGCCGGATGCGGCGGATCGGGGAGACCGACTGCAGGCAGGTTGATGTCCGCATCATCGCGGCGACCAATAAAGACCTGGAGGCGGAGGTCAAGCAAGGCGCCTTCCGGAGGGACCTGTACTACCGGATGAGTGTGTTTCCCATCAGGACCCCGCCCTTGCGGGAGCGACAGGAGGATATCCCGTTGCTGGTTCGTTATTTTTTGGAAAAACAGTGCAGGAAGCTGAAAAAGCCGGTGATCGGGCTGAGCCAGGAGGCCATAGATCGCCTGTGCGACTACGACTTTCCGGGCAACGTCAGGGAGCTGCAAAACCTGATCGAGCGGGCGGTCCTCCTCAGCAACGGCTCTCGGCTTGATCTGGACGAATGGCTGCCGAGGTCCTGTGATCCCTCCCGAACGGCGGGGAGCCCCACCCTGACGCAGATTGAAAAAGATCATATTCTGGAGCAACTCCACTCGCGAAGCGGCAACCTTGCGCTGGTGGCCAAAGACCTCGGGATCAGTCGCACCACGCTGTGGCGCCGGATGAAGGCCTATCAGATCCCGTGGGGCGCGCGGCGAGTAGAATCTGACGAATAA
- a CDS encoding PIN domain nuclease produces MFGIGGWTISSRSVGGSNSSTPGTRVAMSDKVLVDTSAWIEFFRGTPSTCGDKVGELLRRDRTCVTGLIIVELSRGAKGTRELRTLDELLRTVTSLEVSDDVYRKAGELSYRMARRGLTLGTVDAVIAATAIRHDCPLLTLDDHFQQIRRFAPLHLA; encoded by the coding sequence ATGTTCGGGATCGGCGGGTGGACCATCTCATCGCGAAGCGTGGGCGGCTCGAATTCCTCGACACCTGGGACAAGGGTCGCCATGAGCGATAAGGTCCTCGTAGACACATCGGCCTGGATCGAATTCTTCCGCGGTACACCCTCTACGTGCGGTGACAAGGTAGGCGAACTGCTTCGGCGAGATCGCACCTGTGTGACGGGTCTGATTATTGTAGAGCTGTCGCGCGGAGCGAAGGGGACCAGGGAGTTGAGGACACTGGATGAGTTGTTGCGAACCGTGACCTCGTTGGAGGTGAGCGACGACGTCTATCGCAAGGCAGGCGAGTTGTCATACCGGATGGCCCGGCGTGGGCTCACGCTCGGTACCGTTGACGCCGTCATCGCCGCCACGGCCATCCGTCATGATTGCCCGCTCCTGACATTGGACGATCACTTCCAGCAGATCCGCCGGTTTGCGCCGCTCCATCTCGCATAG